tttcTGCGCCTACCACACGGGAGAAGTTTGGAACTCTTGATGCCTTGCAAGCCAATTGAACTCAACAGTTCTTAATGGTGTGGTGGTCAAAGGCAGTGCATTTGTATTTTAAAGGTTCTTGGTTCGAATCTCgacagttattattttattttttgaatgttttttatttgtttagaatagttcgttaggaatagaatttcgtagtgtcatgaaatataaactttaacttctcgtgcatataaccctgaaataggcattttcacttaaacctgcctgcataatatggaatgttttctctattccactacaaaaatccattcaattttcTAACTCTTTGACTAAAGCGTCGCAGATTCGAAGAAGTTACTTAACAAATGTATATAATCagtaattttgacagcaaatattgaaaaaaaaatcctcaaaaatatttgtacccagGATTGAACCAGGAACCTCGTGGTAAAAAGACGGAGACAACAACCGCCACGCCATCCCGAAGTTGTGAATGATGGCTGGcaaacctcaatcaaaacaatgtcgccTCCGGTTTACTTGGATCAACCATATGTTGAGTTGCATCCTTGGTATACAGTTTGGGTGCACCGGTGGTGTACCAAGGTGCTTTCGGTACAGTTGCTATGGTGTGACAACAAACAGCTCGGTTTGGTTTCTAGAGTGACACGAAAACCGCACCACGGCGCACCAGATCTTGGTGTTCAGTGAAGCCTGGAAATGAGCGACCGGGCGTTTGCCGTGTACACGGAGTTCTTCACGCAAACCCAGAACATGTGTTTCTTCCTGCAGGCCCAACGGTGGCAGTCGGAAACCGACCGGACCATTGACCGGCTTAGCGTGAGCTCGCGGGAGGTTAGCGAGCGGATGCAGGTGGCGGGCGAGGTTCAGCGGGCTGTGCTGGAACATCAGAAGGAGGGGTTGCGTTTGCAGGGAGAAATGTTGGCGATGGGAACCGGGTTGTCCGCCACACTGAATGGTTCCCAAGGAATGCTGGATAAGTTGACTGAAGATTTGCGGAACTCTACTGCGGAACATCAAACCGTGCTGGCTGAGTTGTTTAGGGAGTTTTACCTGTTGCACGGCTGGATCGTCGGACGTTACGCGTTCGTAGATCGGACCATCTTCTATCTTAGCTACTTGTTGGCCATTATGGTCGCGACATCGACGAAACGGACCCAGCATTGTCGTACGATACTCCTGCTTAATTTGCTCGCAAGTCTTCTTGTCGAGTTGACCCTGCTGAAGTTGTCTCCCTCGCTAGACGCCATTCAGCGAGATCAGCTACTGTGGACCTTCCGAAAGCTCTTCCTAGCTACCGGCGTCCTTCTCTTCTTCTATCAGTCCTATCGCTACCAGGACGCCAACACCAAGCTGCTCAACGAAATCAAGGAGCAAAACCGCCAAATCATGGACAGCATCCTGCGCCTCAAACTGGCCGCCGCAGCGCAGAATGACCGATCCAGCTTCTTCACCACGGCCACCAAAACGACGACGGCAGATTCCGAGGTCGGTTCGGAACGCACCCTGCGGAAGATTCCGCTCGCCCCCGACAGGACGCACGTGGTCGTGGTTGAGGAGGACGAACCGGACTACGACAAGGAGAACAGCTCGAACGAGCGACGCTCGGTGAGCCGTTCCGTGCGGTCCGAGTCGAGCGTTTCGCGGACCTCGCGGTACAACTTGCGCCGCAAGACGATTGGTGGACAGCGGCAGCAGCAACCGTAGTGAGAACCGGTTTAGTTTTTAAGATTATTTATTTTACGCGCGCTAGTGCTTACGAACATCACACAAACATTCCTGTTTGACTAATCCAAAGAAGCTGTAACCAAATaagagaaatttcaaaatctgcgatttattttttaagttcctTGACATTCGAATTAAATGACCTGAATAAACATTGTTAAGTAAAAGGCAATACAAGCTTTGTtttctaaaaagaaaaaaaaaacattcatgaattttcataagtgaagaaaaataatagaaataaatttatttgatgTCAGTTGGGATAAATTAAATACACTTTTTGCtgatcaaaaatactcaaaagtaaaaaaaaaagatcaaacgATCTACGCCTCAGTCCCCTCGGTCGCACTCTTCTTGGCCGGCGATTCGCCCGTCGTTGTCCCTCCGTGGACGTTGCGACGATGCGCGAGAAACGCCGACGAACCAACGATGACTTCGTTGCAGATTCCACACCGGAAGCAGCTGCCCGTGCTGTTGGTCGGACGATGTGTCCCTCGTGGTGCGCTTCCAAACAACTGCTTGCGCAGCTCCTTCGGCGATATCGACACGATCGAATCGCTCGTCTGCGTCATCTGGACCTTACAGGCTGTCCTCATGTGCACGTCGAGTGTCCGCATGCAGAGGAACATTTTCGGACAGTTGTGGCACTTGAGCGTCTTCTTTGGCTTCGCTTTCTTGGGCGGTGGCGTTGGCGTCTTGCTCGACGGCGCCACCTGCGTC
This is a stretch of genomic DNA from Culex pipiens pallens isolate TS chromosome 1, TS_CPP_V2, whole genome shotgun sequence. It encodes these proteins:
- the LOC120425742 gene encoding uncharacterized protein LOC120425742 codes for the protein MRSLECFLVVFLALKSVIAHDRPFDDEFSQSLVEKGKKQLSELEQKSHLPRYGDCWLQALDHLRDGCRTLTDSIQVDLALHLTNCFMEMSGQDRLDCVSERTEALKRLCMSEMSDRAFAVYTEFFTQTQNMCFFLQAQRWQSETDRTIDRLSVSSREVSERMQVAGEVQRAVLEHQKEGLRLQGEMLAMGTGLSATLNGSQGMLDKLTEDLRNSTAEHQTVLAELFREFYLLHGWIVGRYAFVDRTIFYLSYLLAIMVATSTKRTQHCRTILLLNLLASLLVELTLLKLSPSLDAIQRDQLLWTFRKLFLATGVLLFFYQSYRYQDANTKLLNEIKEQNRQIMDSILRLKLAAAAQNDRSSFFTTATKTTTADSEVGSERTLRKIPLAPDRTHVVVVEEDEPDYDKENSSNERRSVSRSVRSESSVSRTSRYNLRRKTIGGQRQQQP